One region of Carya illinoinensis cultivar Pawnee chromosome 8, C.illinoinensisPawnee_v1, whole genome shotgun sequence genomic DNA includes:
- the LOC122318770 gene encoding MDIS1-interacting receptor like kinase 2-like — MGSSSSFDQKVCFLILVVWFVLIIVVSSMHVASSTSSSNEEADALLAWKATLQYETQSHLSSWIFLPNNATDSSSTSNSSKSPCSWFGVDCNSSTGSVIRINLSDSSLRGSLKEFSFSSFRNLEYIDLRMNSLFGNIPPQISSLSKLIYLDLSANQFSGKIPPEVGLLANLEVLLLCKNKLNNSIPQEIGQLRSLGELALHSNSLEGPVPNSFGNLSKLAYLNLYSNSLSGSIPSEIGNLSNLLELCMYTNRLTGPIPPTVGNLRRLTVLDLSANQLSGPIPANVGNMESLKNLSLAANNLVGSIPRSLYELGNLTVLSLFHNNLSGPISEAIGNLKSLVILQVHENHLNGSFPATIGSLSKLEVLFIRDNQLSGSIPREVENLMKLTVFRVSVNQFTGNLPQNICQGGLLKNFTACGNRLIGPIPESLRNCSSLTRIRLDGNQLTGNISEVFGEYPDLDYINISNNSFYGELPPKWGRNSRLTNLEIWGNNITGSIPPELGNLSKLQRLDLSSNHVVGEIPKEFGRLTSLGWLNLSHNQLSGGMPSELGSMIKLEKLDLSMNKLSNSVSGCLGNFSLLFHMNLSNNEFSGRIPTQMGQLGHLSVLDLSHNHLTGEIPMEFKNLQSLLTMNISHNNLSGILPRAFEVLNGLLNVNISYNQFCGPIPNKTAFLDAPIEALGGNKGLCGKVKGLQPCQSLSTCKHASPNGRRILLFKIIFPLLGVVILLFVVMRTWRFIRKRRNLQKVQDENLISTFDGKKMYEEIIAATGDFDAMHCIGRGRCGSVYKTQLPSGVIIAVKRFNSSCEENYAIDRKDFFNEVMALTRVRHRNIVKLHGFCSNARHSFLIYDYIEKGSLAGILSKEEAKELNWSRRVNIVKGVAHALSYMHHDCSPPIVHRDIASKNVLLDSDYGARLSDFDTAKLLNLDSSNWTGFAGTYGYAAPELAYTWKVTEKCDVYSFGVLALEIIKGNHVGDFIFSAMSPLANMQLKDVLDQRLPPPTVPVADELTKIANIAISCLLENPKSRPTMYMVSQVLSGSTSLQICGRVTRGDQDQINFRNDTVSTTDEVQG, encoded by the exons ATGGGATCATCAAGCAGCTTTGATCAGAAGGTATGCTTTCTGATATTAGTTGTTTGGTTTGTTCTGATCATCGTGGTTTCATCAATGCATGTTGCTTCTTCAACCTCTTCCTCTAATGAAGAAGCTGATGCTCTTCTCGCATGGAAAGCCACCCTCCAATACGAGACCCAGTCTCATCTATCTTCCTGGATTTTCCTTCCCAACAATGCCACCGATTCTTCTTCTACTAGCAATTCAAGCAAAAGCCCGTGTTCTTGGTTTGGCGTTGATTGCAACTCCAGTACCGGAAGTGTCATCAGAATAAATCTTAGTGATTCAAGCTTAAGAGGTTCACTCAAAGAGTTCTCATTCTCATCTTTCCGTAATCTGGAATATATTGATCTTAGAATGAACTCTCTCTTTGGTAACATTCCACCACAGATCAGTTCTCTTTCCAAACTCATCTATCTCGATCTGTCCGCCAATCAGTTCTCCGGAAAAATCCCACCAGAAGTCGGTTTGCTCGCAAACCTTGAGGTTCTGcttttgtgtaaaaataaactgaacaaCTCGATTCCTCAAGAAATAGGTCAGTTAAGGTCTCTTGGTGAGCTTGCCTTACATAGCAACTCTTTAGAAGGTCCTGTTCCTAATTCTTTTGGTAATTTAAGCAAATTGGCTTACTTGAATCTCTATAGCAATTCACTGTCTGGTTCCATTCCTTCTGAAATTGGAAACCTTTCGAACTTGCTTGAGCTTTGCATGTATACAAATAGATTAACAGGTCCCATACCTCCAACTGTTGGAAACTTACGAAGGTTAACAGTGCTGGACTTGTCTGCCAACCAACTTTCGGGTCCCATCCCTGCAAATGTAGGGAATATGGAATCTTTGAAGAATCTGAGTCTTGCAGCAAACAATCTTGTTGGTTCTATCCCAAGATCATTATATGAACTAGGAAATCTTACAGTCTTGTCTCTTTTCCATAATAACCTTTCTGGCCCCATTTCGGAAGCCATTGGAAACTTGAAGTCTCTTGTCATTCTCCAGGTGCACGAAAATCATCTCAATGGTTCCTTTCCAGCTACAATTGGTAGCTTAAGCAAGTTAGAGGTTTTATTCATTCGAGACAACCAGCTCTCTGGCTCCATTCCTCGAGAGGTCGAGAATCTCATGAAGTTGACTGTATTTCGAGTATCAGTGAACCAATTCACTGGTAACTTGCCACAAAATATTTGTCAAGGTGGATTGCTTAAAAACTTTACTGCATGCGGTAATCGCTTAATAGGTCCGATTCCTGAGAGCTTGAGAAACTGCTCAAGTTTGACTAGAATTCGTCTGGATGGCAACCAACTGACTGGAAATATATCAGAAGTTTTTGGAGAATATCCAGACTTGGATTATATAAACATCAGCAACAATAGCTTTTATGGTGAACTTCCACCAAAATGGGGAAGGAATTCGCGGCTAACAAATCTGGAGATCTGGGGGAATAATATTACTGGTAGCATACCACCTGAGCTCGGAAACTTAAGTAAACTGCAACGCCTTGATCTTTCTTCAAATCACGTGGTTGGGGAGATCCCAAAGGAATTTGGAAGGTTGACTTCTTTGGGGTGGCTTAACTTGAGTCATAATCAACTTTCAGGCGGCATGCCTTCGGAGCTTGGGTCCATGATAAAGCTTGAAAAGCTTGACCTCTCCATGAACAAATTGAGCAACTCAGTTTCAGGATGTTTAGGGAACTTCTCACTACTGTTCCACATGAATTTGAGTAACAACGAGTTCAGCGGTAGAATTCCGACTCAGATGGGCCAGTTAGGTCACCTGTCCGTGCTGGATCTGAGTCATAATCATCTCACAGGAGAGATACCGATGGAGTTCAAGAACTTGCAAAGCTTGCTGACAATGAATATCTCCCACAACAATCTCTCTGGCATCCTCCCTAGGGCTTTTGAGGTACTGAACGGCTTGTTAAACGTCAACATATCATACAATCAATTCTGTGGCCCCATTCCCAACAAGACAGCTTTTCTAGATGCTCCGATTGAAGCATTAGGGGGGAACAAAGGTTTGTGTGGCAAGGTCAAAGGCCTGCAACCTTGCCAATCACTCAGTACGTGCAAACATGCCTCACCAAATGGCCGCAGGATCTTAttgttcaaaataatattcCCTTTATTGGGAGTAGTGATACTTCTATTTGTCGTGATGAGAACGTGGAgatttataagaaaaaggagaaacttGCAAAAAGTACAAGATGAGAACTTGATATCAACCTTTGACGGGAAAAAAATGTACGAAGAAATCATTGCAGCCACGGGGGATTTTGATGCCATGCATTGCATTGGGAGAGGTAGATGTGGAAGTGTCTACAAAACTCAACTCCCATCGGGTGTTATTATAGCTGTAAAGAGATTCAACTCATCATGTGAGGAAAACTATGCCATAGATCGAAAAGATTTCTTTAACGAAGTTATGGCATTAACACGAGTACGACACCGAAACATTGTGAAACTGCATGGTTTTTGTTCAAACGCACGACACTCGTTTCTGATTTATGACTACATTGAGAAGGGAAGCTTGGCCGGGATCTTAAGCAAAGAAGAAGCTAAAGAATTGAATTGGAGTAGAAGGGTGAATATCGTGAAAGGAGTGGCGCATGCcttgtcatacatgcatcatgatTGCTCACCGCCGATTGTTCATAGAGACATAGCCAGCAAGAATGTTTTGCTTGATTCTGATTATGGAGCTCGTCTCTCCGACTTCGACACTGCCAAGCTTTTGAATCTAGACTCATCCAATTGGACGGGCTTTGCCGGCACATATGGATATGCTGCACCAG AACTTGCTTACACATGGAAGGTGACCGAGAAGTGCGACGTTTATAGCTTTGGAGTGTTAGCACTTGAAATAATCAAAGGAAATCATGTGGGTGATTTCATTTTCTCTGCAATGTCTCCACTTGCTAATATGCAGCTGAAGGATGTCTTGGACCAAAGACTTCCACCTCCCACTGTTCCAGTTGCGGATGAACTaacaaagattgcaaatatTGCAATTTCTTGCTTACTTGAAAATCCAAAATCTAGGCCAACCATGTACATGGTTTCTCAGGTGTTATCAGGCTCAACGTCTCTCCAGATTTGTGGCCGAGTTACACGTGGAGATCAGGATCAAATTAATTTTAGAAATGATACCGTGTCTACTACGGATGAGGTCCAAGGATAA